TTCCAAACAATTGACTTGTCTGCACTGCTAGACAATATAGCATTCCACCAACTAATGGAGCACCAGCCCAATTTCTGCTGAATGTATGAGAACACCACTTGGACCATGGATTTTATGAGGTGACCCAGTACTTTGGCCAGCTGAATCCCCCAACTGCCATCCCTTGAATATTTGTTTGTGGGGACACTTGGAACATTTGGTGTATGGACGCGCCATTAACAATGTTCAGACACTACAGAAATACATCATCAACATCCGCCAACACATCTGTCACACACGAGAGTTTCTCCACAGGATGTGGTTACCCAAGATTCCCTAAGACATAGATAGAAGCTTGCGTTACTGTGAATGGACATCATAATGGACACCTCCTTCAGTGATGGCTCACAAATGCTGGCTGTATACATTAGCAGATGCATTGGAAGCTCTACTGTCCCACAATAAGAGGATACAGTCGTCTTATTTGTTGCAATCTACTCATTTGTTTACTACCTTCTATAGGCTGTTCAATTTGTTTGGTAGCTTTTGGAAAAAAAGAGCTTGCaggagaagagatgtttcacagtacgaAAATCAACAAGTACTCTTATCTCTTGCGGTGGGATGTAGTGGGTTTTggtcaaaaaaatcgattttttacaaaacattttcttgAACTACAGAGTTTAATCTATGTTTTGTGTGAATTTTACCGTGATAGCAACTTCAGAAAGgcatttaaattgttaaactgattaactctgcactggcagccactcccaccttttccaacatttgggaaactgcttgcttcagcggaatttttatcAGTGTGAAGGCTATATTCTTTCGGATTTAGTGCAGGTATTAAAAATACTTTCACTAACGAAAATCAGATACGGATTATAGCCAGCGTCCACTGTAGAAGGAATGAGGTAGTTTGCTGTCATGAAGGAGTGAGAGATGGAAAGTTTCAGCCCACATGAGGACGGCCTCACCATTTTGATCCTCTTGAATGTACCCCCAAGCAAGGCTGTGACTGTTGAAATCAGGTATCACAATAGAATCATTCTCCGTAATAAAATTTTCAGGTGGGGtgaaggaaaaatctgttgctagaGGTTTATATGCTGATGTGACTCTACAGTTACTTAACAGTAATAATTTCATTATTGTTATCTGACTGACGAATACTACAGACTTCAAGGTCAGGCCTTATAAGGATGGCACTTCCATACTGTACATCACGTCAGCAACCAGGAACAGAAGGACATCACTGCCGGGTATCTATGTATTTCTTCAACACAAGATATCACAGTACTTAGTGTGGCACATGTCTTGCAAGAGTTGTTGCTTGCAGGAAGGTATTCCTTCAATATTCACGGATATTATAGTCAACACTGGCCCAAAAATGACTGTTGATTTGATGTCTCTAAtacttctggtgtgaaaggatcagctgCCAGGTTATTCTGACATTTCCCAGGGTACATCTGATTGCAGTTCATATCCCTCTATTTATCATCAAACATTGCAATCTTCAGGGAGGCTCCTTTCGTGTACCCCATTATTAGATGAGGCCTTAACTCTGGAGAGATCATAATTATTTGTAGTAATGCAAATGCTTAAAAATGCCCCATAGCATGCTATACGGCAATATTTGTTGAAAATCAACTAACCTGAGTATAATCAAATAGACTTAGCTAATGGCACATCCACAGGGGGATACTGGTATATCTCAATCTGTTCTTTATGAGACAATGTATGAATTGCATAGATCTATCTCATGTGCCATGCACTGTAACCAAAGATATGAAACTATGTCGATGTGCAACTGCCTAGCTCCAACTTGTAAAAATTTATGGGTATAAATGTATGAATGAGTTACACCTGCAGTCCTATGTGGCACACTAGTTAACTTACCCTTAGTAAACGTAGCCACGTTaaacacaaacaataaaaaattttaatagcagGAATACGTAATGCAGAATCCAAATAAGTAGCATGAATCTGCAAACTATTTTcacaattttatattttagtgAAAAGCAGCTTTTCTAGCTTTAAATGAAACCTGTATCATCTTCCAACAAACTCCATTCACTCaagtaatttcaaacaaaaagtactCCAATTCTGTTTACAACAATATTTCATATCATACTTTCTTGATTTATGATTCAGTTTGGACTCAAGTTAACACTAACAGTCTTTCGACAAATGTCTAACAATACAGGTTTCAAAAAGATCCATTTTGGACAGGAGTGCAAGGCAACAATTATCGTGACTAAATGATGTTCCTAAGAactttttggttataaaatgccaccCATATTAGCTTGAAGTGCAGTGGTGATAATGTGAAGACATTCATTACAGCCTTTATGGAATTTGCCACATATATTTCAGCGGAAAACATCTAAAAGTGGTCAGGAACATCATATGATAATGGCAACAATACCCAGTTAACAATAATGGCATTTGTTTTAGTCTTATTATATAAATACCACATTACAACAATTAATAGCACTTTGTTTTGACAAAGTACTATTGTCAATATTTCCCATTGCTTCTGTCACTTGTACTCCTATTTTAATATATCACTGTGGGTTTCTTAATTTCTGTTCAGAATCTTTAGAATCATCACAAGCGTGTTTTCAGTGATGAGACTATTAAAATAGAAGAGTTACAAGCCAGAATTTAAGCTTCATGTCAGTATAGTATTGTAAGTTTGTGAATTCAAGGCTCTGTTCTTAcctgaataataatagtaatgatgtttGTCTCTGCAAGCATTACtgagagaacaaaatatttttctgttttgattAAAATAGACCAACCACAGAAAGCACAGTACCAACAGGAACTGAAGTAGAAATATGCAACTAAGTAGCTGGACAGAATAGTGTAACAACATTACTATAAGGAGAATGACACAATTTAAAATTCATGTAATTTCTTTCCAAGTCACAACCAAAATTTCTAATGAAGTGTGTATGAGGATGGGAGCCCACAAACTATAAATAGATCAGCATTCCCTAAATATTTAAAAGCCACTGCAGCATTGCAGCCTAGATAGCAGCACACTATTACGTTGCAAGAACCATCATGATAGATACATTCTCATTACAGTAAAAAGCCACACAGCTGAAAGTGTCGCAAACTTCAGAAATGCCTATCACTTAATACAAATAGTCTCAAGTTTTTGAAAGTATGACAAAACTTAATAAACGAACTACCTCACACCAATAAGAAATTGGTGAGAAGTCGAAAACACTGACCAAAAACAAACATTATGAAATATAAGACAAAGCATTAATAAAGATTTCTGAAAAATTCAGATTTACTCAGAGAAATTATGGAAAATACGCACTATGAAATCATGTTTAAGGCGGATAAAAGACAACCAAAAAAATCAGATTAAaacaaagcaattagaaagaaaggacatgtaatgaattaacttattacaataaaaattatgcaTTTGGATTAAATTCATATTCTAGTAATCACACTGAGCTCTTTCAACTGTCCTCATGTTTATACAAACAATTGGAATTATGATCTGACACTACATGATGACAGATTTGCCACAGATGTTTGTACAGTAGTTACATGATATTTAAAAACAGACAAATAATTGAAAGATTTGATGCATAAAATTAATCTTCACTTAATCAGAATTATGTACAGGAAGttttaatacaaatatttttcacAAGAAATATGGCACTTAAACTGACAATAGTGTATTGGCATAAAATTTAACGAAGCATGAAAAGTTGAATTACTACGCAATGTACCAAAAGATCCTTTTGTGTCAAGATACACTGTTGATCCAAATCATTATACCCACTTCCCTAGGAGGAGTGTGTGCTACCCAGTGGCATTTTGGTTATGTCACATAGTAACGAAACTATATAACCAGCAATGAATGGGTAATCATTCTAGTTACAGTATGTGTAAAAAACTGGCATAAGTAACTTTGCCAAAGAGCAGATTGTTTTGCCTGGTGCCTGGGTAAGTGCATCTAAAAAACAGTGAATCTGGTTGGCTGCTCAGATGATTCTATCATTAGCCTCTATGGAACATCGTTGAAAGATGGGATATCCACAAGTTGACAAAAGGTTGTGGAATTACCATGCATTACCTAGAACAAGGAGATCAGAACCTAGCTGCTTTGTAAAGTGGGATTGATGGCGATCTGTGGCGACAGAAGAAAATGATTGAGCAGGAACAAGAGTTTCAAGCTATTCAgcatacactgttgaacatgagaCCCCAAGTTATATAACAGCTTCGCATTCCCATGTTGATCTAACAACAttgtcagttactatagtaatacaAATGGGATAATTGAGATTggactgcataccaataaagatGTGTCACGTGTTGGGATAAGTGACATTTCTTGTGGACCAGGTCAATGGTTGTGCCCAGATGTGCCATCATCCAGATGAACAGTCGTTCAACACATGCACAACACAACAGGTGCAGAAAGATGGTGGCAATGTCATGCTATGGGGGATATTCATATGAGACGCCAAGAAGCAGCTGGTCATAATTGGAAGCACCATGACAGATGTGGAGAACACAAACATTATTGCAACCTTTGTGTCACTTAATGCTTGATGTATTTCCTGAGAGTGACAACATCttacagcaggataactgtccaaatCACAAGGTCAGAATCACACTGCAATGGTTTGAGCATCATGATAGCTCACACTGTTGTCTTTCCCACCTCATTAGGTCATTATGAAACGAATTTGGGATGCTATTGCATACTAACTACACAGCAACAAACTGATAGCCTGCAGTTAATGGGAACTGTGTGAGACGTGTGTAGACATATAGTCCAATTTACTAGTGGAAAACTAACAGCGAACTAATGAGTCCATACCATACAGAAGCACTGTTGTATTGCAGTCTGAAGGTGAATCAAAATGCTACTAGGCAGATGATTACAATTTTTGCCTGATCTCTGCATActtgccaccatcagttatttcctAATGTAGAAGTAGCACAGATAGTTCACATGTGTGCAAATTTTGATCACACAAATACCATCACTACTAAGGAGGCATACCCCAGTAACATGTTTGCATAATCATGATATTTTTGTATCTTTCTCCATCGTTGAGAAAAATAGCCTGAGTGATGGATGTGTAATAAACACATTTATGCTGAAGCCTGGGTACTGCCTACAGCTTCATGAATATTGAAATGGCAGTTTCTTTCAAATAACTAGCAACATACTGGTAAATTCTCTTGAAGAATATGGAGTCCTGATTACTGCATAGGACTTCTACTCAAACAAGTAACAGATATCTCTCGATGCACCAATTTCTGGTAGACAGATCGTTATAGCATGGagcatttacaacaaaaaattgcAATTTTGTGCTTCATATATTGTATTTAGTATGCAACTTCTTTGAACATGAAGCTGTGAAAACGGATTTGTCCTTTTGTGTGACCTTTCTGTAGCACATGCGATCAATATTCATAACACACTTGTGGTCTCCTTTGAACATGTGTAAGTCTACAGACCTCAACAATGCTTTGAGTGGTCTCTATGTAATGCGTATTATTGCATGCTTCTAAAGATGTTAGACCGGATTGAATGATTCCCAGCAAATATCACATCTGTGTAGCCTTTTATTCAGTGTGTAGTGATAGCTGTTTCTTGAGGTTACTCGAGTTTTTATACAATTTGCCATAAATACTACATTTATGTTGTCATTTACCGGTGTGTACTAATGATTTCCTTGAGATTACCAGAGGAAGAAAAATATTTGCCGCAAGTATCATATTTGTGATGGCTCATTCCTGCGTGTATTAATTTCTGGGTTTTAGATGATCCAGTTCTGAAAACAATTTGCCACCAACATTGACTTTGTGTGGTCCCTGTTcagtgtgtattaattcatgtTTCTTGAGACTGCCCCACTGAGGAAACGATTTACCACAAACACTATATTTGCAGGGTCTCTTTCCCATGTGTGTCAACAAATGCCTCCTGAGATGGCCCGActgagtaaacgattttccacaaacattGCATTCGTGGGGTCTCTTTCCTGTATGTATTAAGATGTGGGTCTTGAGACTGCTCGACCGAGTAAACGATTTTCTACAAACACCGCATTCATGGGGTCTCTTTCCTGTATGTGTTAATTCATGTGTCTTGAGATTGCTCGActgagtaaacgattttccacaaacacgGCATTTGTGGGGTCTCTTTCCCATGTGTATTAATTCGTGTACCTTGAGACTGCCCGAACGAGTAAACAATTTaccacaaatatcacatttgtgaTGTCTCTTTGCACTTAGCACAGTGTGGACATTAACATgatcacttgtacacataattcCATAGTCATCACATCTGAGTTTCTCTGCAACTTGTGTCACAGTATGTGTATTCCGTATGTCACTAAAGGATTTCCTTAAAGTTTTCCTGGTTTCCTTGGATGAAGATTGCTTCTCAGTCTGTTCCACAATTTCTTCTCGTACACTTTCTAAGGAGATGTTGTTTTCATGGTCATCACTGCATTCAAGTTTCTCACTGTTGGCAGCTGATAATGCTTGGTCACCCTCACTCATTCTCAAATGTTCTTTCAAGCTGTCATCAGTGGGCAATACCTCACCACATGACTTACACACATATGCAGGTGCCTGCACACCATCAATGTGGATGAAGATATgcattatgagtctgtattttgaaGAGAAGCTCTGTAGGCAGAAACTACAGTTAAACTTATGGAATTCCTTTTCCCTGTTGCTACAACTTAATCTTGTGCCACATAAGCTGTCTTCTTGTGAAGTCCGTAACTTGCTATAGTTATGAGACATACTGAAATCTGTTGACATCTCTGTATCTATCTCCAGATCGTCATCGACTAGTCCTTGATGTAATGCTTCTTGATACGAAACGTTACAGCTGTCACCAGCACTTTGAATTAAACTGAGGAAGGAGAAAAGAGGTGTGAAATTACACGATACaaaaaacagtatttcaccatCCACAAAATCAGGGACTATAAACCGAAAGATAAAAATGGATGGGTGTCACAGATAACTTATTCAGTACATGTAAGTGATttaaaattatcatgacattctgcCAGAGCGATAGAATTtttataaggcaaatgatcacagGAAATTCAATAACGACCAGTCTCATTCAGTGCTGACTGGGTTTCCTAATTTTTTAGTTGGTACTGTTATTTAAGAGTcttgtaatatttttaaaatactgttcaacaatcttttagaccaaattattactattattagataTAATATCCTCCAGTTTTTGACATGACATTTTCCACCCAAAGATAAAGGAAAAGAGAAAtcaatgattttaaaattaaaataaatcactcTCTCCAAGTGGATTTTTCTATTTTTGAAGAACACTTTGAGCTTAGAGTATAAATTCTTAAAAGCACTCATGATAAATTTATTTCACAAAGCAATGAAGCATGGCATTTTATTTGATTCCAAATGAATCCCCAACCACCACAAACATCACATTTATTATTGGCTAGGTACTATGGCCATCAACCAGGTGGACAACACCTGTACAGGAACACATACATAAATTTCCAGGCTGATGAACAaatgtgaatgacacacacaaattattccaACATTAGAGTGTGTTGTTAGCAGCACAGCTTATGTGTAGCCCTTTCTAATTGACATATTGTCTGTCAGGGAGGATGCCAATGCAGTTACAGCCTCCCATTCGAATGTATCTTCACAACTCCTGGTTCcctggagttccaaaacatcctcaACTGAATCACACACCCCTATCAATGGTGACATCAGCACAATTCATGTACAGTCCATCCTACCATAGTCTTCTGCGAGCAAGTGATGGCAGTAGGTGCATGGTCTACCTGTGTGATATCTGGGTCCAATCATTCCACCTGCAGCTACCCCATTCCATCACAATGGAGCTGGACATCTTCGAGCGTCCCAATGAGGTCATTTGAGTGTGGATATGGCTGTGGGTGTGTAGGAGCATGCACTTACTTGCAGTGAAACATTACATTTTGCTTTcatcaaaaactgaaattttgctgcagtAGATGGCTGTGCAAAGaaacatattaagaaatttttctgtcttgagttcgcTCATAGAGGTTAGCCTTAAAAGCTCTGAACAAAATAATCATGATCTCAGTTGTGCTGCAGATTGTTAATCTCTGTTTTCTTGGATATACTGCAACTCATACAGTTGTGGTAAGGTTAGGGCATGAGTTTAAATTCAAGGCTACAAAAGGCTGTCTAAAATCATCAGACGCTAAGTTCATGTAGAATATTATATCCCACTGACTACAGTACTGTATGTTGAATTTAAAAATAACACACCTTTTGGGTATGCCCTATGTAGGTATATTTCTTATACAGTTGCTTCCACATCTGCCAGATGATAAGAGTAGATGCCTGGTGTGCCCATAATCAAAGTGGCTGAAAACACCTCCCACTTTCAAAGCTTACAGATGGCATAGATAGCAGGCACTGACTTTCCCCAAACACTCCTTTGTACACATATACAAGGACACAGCCACAATTACACACTTTTCCAACATATTATCAGATTACTGAAAGGCAGTGTATTCCAGCCATTCACATTCACAGGGTGGAGCAATATCCTTCAAATGTACACTGGATGTGAGTGCGTAGTTGCTTGGATTCTACAGACCAGGTATGCCACATGCTGATCGAATTTTTCTTGTCATTTGGCTTACAGTTGATGAGGACCACCTTACAGTTATTATTGTGCAATGTATCATTTTCCCCTGGGTTCAGTAGAACAGGCAAGATTGCTTTCTCACATAAAGCTGAAATTTTCCCACTAGTTCAGCTGTTATGTAGCACTGCTTGAAAATAAAAAGTCATATCTAGGTTTCTTGCAGCATTACATCCACCCTCTCTGAGCtatctccttttctcccctctggTTTTTAGATTTCTTCCTGACTGATACAGCAGTTTTATGGGCTATCACAACAATAATAAATCCTCCTCGTCATTACTCATATTTTTGTTGAACCAGCTGACAAAAGAAATGATGTAGACAGCTGTTCTGGGCTAAATATTCACTGTAGATGAACAACATTGGAACTATCACCAAGCTTTGCAAGAGTTGAATACTGTGGGTTGACACTTACTTCCACAACAGGACATGTGCACCAACAGTGTGGTGAATCTACCTTCCAATAGTCATAGTCTGGCAAGATGTAAGCAATTTTGAATATCACCAGATGGTAAAACAATCCTCTATTTCCTCCATGTGGTACCCACCTCAGTGACCTTTTGACATGCCTATGTGTGTAGGTTACAATTATAATTTATCAGGATTAGAGATTAGTTGTGAGAAAATAAATAACTGTGCTGAAGTAAATTCTAGCacttgtattcagaagacatagctcATCTCCGCTCATCTCACAACCCACCAGGAGATGCTTGCATTACACCTGCATATTACTGATATTAATATCTCCTACAAATGAAATGGCTGGCAAAATTTTAGGACAATATTAGCAATGCTTCTTGCAAAGAGGATCTTGGCAAATCAAAACAAAATCTATTGTTATCATTGAGTAACTGCCCTAAGAATTCATACAGCTAGTGTCTGATCTCAGTCCTCACTTATCCCTTACACACAGCAAATAATACAGGTTGCCCACCCAGCTGTCCTTACCCCCAGTGGCAACCAGTCAGATACTGTGCCCTGACAGCATGGGAGTATTGAAACATTTACAAAGTGACTCATGTGAAATACAGTGATCTTCTACAAATAAAAAGTTTCATTTACTCCACATGTGCTATCAAAGCATGAATGTTCCATTGCAGTATAATAGATATTAAACCAATGATAAGCTTTTGTGTTATTACTACAAGTCATTAGGGAGATGACAATTTGAAGGTTTTCACTGTGGAACTTTGTGGTTCCATCACAAAACCATCAATGTTTGCAACACATGTGATTCATGGGATATAGGGTATTTGTACCTGATGCTCTAGAAGTGCCAAGTCTCATTATTTGGAGAGTTATTATTATCTTGTATGTTTTTTCTCCAGTGAGTATGGTGGTGGTTCAGGTTTCAAGTATTCTCTATCTTGTTCTTTTGGGATAGAGTAGAACATCAAGTAACACCCCCATCAGTTGCCACAACCCTAAAGCCATCATCAAATGTGTTCTTGAAGACATTGCTAGTGAAAGTTCCAACACTGAATATACCAAGATGTCCCATTGGAACAACCTTCCCATAACAAAAGTGAATGACACAGCAAATATCCTAGTCTATTGCTGGACAGTCATGGTTGAAGCTGGTAGAATTGTTGCAACACTTACGTTCCTGATTCATATGCGGCTTTCTGATATTT
This sequence is a window from Schistocerca nitens isolate TAMUIC-IGC-003100 chromosome 11, iqSchNite1.1, whole genome shotgun sequence. Protein-coding genes within it:
- the LOC126213493 gene encoding zinc finger protein 239-like — translated: MSTDFSMSHNYSKLRTSQEDSLCGTRLSCSNREKEFHKFNCSFCLQSFSSKYRLIMHIFIHIDGVQAPAYVCKSCGEVLPTDDSLKEHLRMSEGDQALSAANSEKLECSDDHENNISLESVREEIVEQTEKQSSSKETRKTLRKSFSDIRNTHTVTQVAEKLRCDDYGIMCTSDHVNVHTVLSAKRHHKCDICGKLFTRSGSLKVHELIHMGKRPHKCRVCGKSFTQSSNLKTHELTHTGKRPHECGVCRKSFTRSSSLKTHILIHTGKRPHECNVCGKSFTQSGHLRRHLLTHMGKRPCKYSVCGKSFPQWGSLKKHELIHTEQGPHKVNVGGKLFSELDHLKPRN